From one Lotus japonicus ecotype B-129 chromosome 3, LjGifu_v1.2 genomic stretch:
- the LOC130742926 gene encoding mitochondrial ATP-independent inner membrane protease subunit 1a isoform X2: MRFMNYITQWRSAAKEALDRTAITVKFLCWLHFTDNYLFSATHVYGPSMLPTLNLAGDVVLTERLSHRVGNLAHGDLVLVRSPVNPNRCLTKRIVAMEGDTVSYFDPLRADAAQVAVVPKGHVWIQGDNVYASHDSRHFGPVPYGLIQGKVFFRVWPLDSFGLLDQ; this comes from the exons atgagGTTTATGAATTACATTACACAATGGAGAAGTGCCGCGAAGGAAGCATTAGATCGCACTGCAATAACAGTCAAGTTCCTATGCTGGCTTCACTTCACCGATAACTACCTCTTCTCCGCAACTCAC GTGTATGGACCTAGCATGCTTCCCACCCTAAACCTCGCCGGCGACGTCGTTCTCACCGAACGCCTCTCTCATCGCGTCGGGAACCTCGCCCATGGTGACTTGGTGCTCGTTAGGTCCCCTGTGAACCCTAATCGGTGCTTGACCAAGCGAATTGTCGCCATGGAAGGGGACACTGTTTCTTACTTTGATCCCTTGCGTGCTGATGCTGCTCAAGTTGCAGTG GTACCAAAGGGACATGTTTGGATTCAAGGGGATAACGTCTATGCCTCCCATGATTCACGTCATTTTGGTCCTGTTCCATATGGTCTTATACAAGGAAAAGTCTTTTTTCGG GTTTGGCCACTTGATAGCTTTGGACTACTAGATCAATGA